In the Vitis vinifera cultivar Pinot Noir 40024 chromosome 2, ASM3070453v1 genome, one interval contains:
- the LOC100262521 gene encoding binding partner of ACD11 1, with amino-acid sequence MPITTVKVSNVSLGATEQDIKEFFSFSGDIECVEMQSDNERSQIAYVTFKDMQGAETAILLSGATIVDMSVTITPAPDYQLPPAAASAPPLPKENKTPGRAESAFRKTEDVVSGMLAKGYILGKDAVNKAKSFDEKHQLTSTATSKVVSFDKKIGFTEKISAGTSVVNEKVREVDHKFQVSDKTKSAFAAAEQKVSSAGSAIMKNRYVFTGASWVTGAFNKVAKAAEEVGQKAKEKVGKSEDEQKRRVVEDFAQVHLSDSPKASASNEQHPYKPAPPQGLIL; translated from the exons ATGCCG ATAACAACTGTCAAAGTCAGCAATGTTTCCTTAGGGGCAACTGAGCAGGACATCAaagaattcttttctttttctggtgACATTGAATGTGTTGAAATGCAAAG TGATAATGAGAGGTCTCAAATTGCATATGTTACCTTCAAGGATATGCAAGGAGCAGAGACTGCTATTCTTCTTTCG GGAGCAACAATTGTGGATATGTCTGTGACCATAACTCCTGCTCCAGACTACCAGCTCCCGCCTGCTGCTGCTTcagcaccacctctt ccaaaggaaaataaaactcCAGGTCGTGCTGAATCTGCTTTTCGAAAGACAGAAGATGTTGTCAGTGGAATGCTTGCTAAAGGCTATATCTTAGGCAAAGATGCAGTTAATAAAGCAAAATCCTTTGACGAGAAACATCAATTGACTTCCACAGCCACGTCTAAAGTTGTTTCCTTTGACAAAAAAATCGGTTTCACTGAGAAGATAAGTGCTGGTACTTCTGTTGTGAATGAAAAAGTTCGAGAAGTGGATCACAAATTTCAAGTTTCCGATAAAACCAAGTCAGCATTTGCGGCTGCTGAGCAAAAAGTCAGTAGTGCTGGATCTGCCATAATGAAAAACCGATATGTATTTACCGGAGCTTCATGGGTAACAGGCGCTTTCAATAAGGTTGCTAAGGCAGCTGAGGAAGTGGGCCAGAAGGCAAAAGAGAAGGTGGGAAAGTCTGAAGATGAACAGAAAAGAAGAGTAGTGGAGGACTTTGCCCAGGTTCATCTATCTGATTCTCCAAAAGCTTCTGCTTCCAATGAGCAGCATCCTTACAAGCCTGCTCCTCCACAAGGTTTGATTCTCTAA